The Paramisgurnus dabryanus chromosome 1, PD_genome_1.1, whole genome shotgun sequence genome includes a window with the following:
- the LOC135779308 gene encoding histone H2A-like, which translates to MSGRGKTGGKARAKAKTRSSRAGLQFPVGRVHRLLRKGNYAERVGAGAPVYLAAVLEYLTAEILELAGNAARDNKKTRIIPRHLQLAVRNDEELNKLLGGVTIAQGGVLPNIQAVLLPKKTEKPAKTK; encoded by the coding sequence ATGAGTGGCAGAGGTAAAACCGGCGGTAAGGCGAGAGCGAAGGCCAAGACTCGCTCATCCAGAGCTGGACTGCAGTTCCCCGTCGGTCGTGTTCACAGACTTCTCCGTAAAGGCAACTATGCTGAGCGTGTCGGTGCCGGTGCTCCCGTCTATCTGGCCGCAGTGCTCGAGTATCTGACCGCTGAGATCCTGGAGTTGGCCGGAAACGCCGCTCGTGACAACAAGAAGACTCGCATCATTCCCCGTCATCTGCAGCTGGCGGTGCGCAATGACGAGGAGCTGAACAAACTTCTGGGCGGTGTGACCATCGCTCAGGGCGGCGTGCTGCCCAACATCCAGGCTGTGCTGTTGCCCAAGAAGACCGAGAAGCCCGCCAAGACCAAATAA